The Juglans microcarpa x Juglans regia isolate MS1-56 chromosome 8S, Jm3101_v1.0, whole genome shotgun sequence genome has a window encoding:
- the LOC121244310 gene encoding G-type lectin S-receptor-like serine/threonine-protein kinase CES101, which yields MALRGAVSANIVLLLGLVWVLCYLRKRKVKSTGTVLKESKGQEAKVNGIATTGNLNTNVLDLKVYSYANIEMATNKFSFQNKLGEGGYGPFYMLSDTGLLHICCMFYLYNTNHGSVYMLQGVLANKQEIAVKKLSKASTQGFEEFKNEVTLTAKLQHVNLVRVLGFCIERDEQMLIYEYMPNKSLDFYLFDSARRFLLYWKNRVHIIEGITQGLLYLQEYSRLTIIPQDLKASNILLDNEIKPKISDFGMANIFSKDEHEANTGRIVGTYGYVSPEYVKKCLYSTKSDVYNFGVLILQIISGKKNACFYGLNEDLILLEYAYDLWKSGKGMEFIDPSLDDIVSSCKLIRCLQIGLLCVQENATDRPSILEVFSMLKK from the exons ATGGCTCTTAGGGGAGCTGTGAG TGCTAATATTGTTCTCCTCCTAGGCTTAGTCTGGGTGTTGTGTTatttgaggaagagaaaggTCAAATCTACAG GGACTGTACTGAAGGAAAGTAAAGGACAAGAAGCCAAAGTAAATGGTATAGCAACTACTGGAAACTTAAACACCAATGTTCTGGATCTTAAAGTCTATAGTTATGCTAATATTGAGATGGCTACgaataaattttcatttcaaaataagCTAGGAGAGGGTGGATATGGTCCTTTTTACATG TTATCAGATACTGGGCTGCTGCATATATGCTGCATGTTCTACCTTTATAACACTAACCATGGATCGGTGTATATGTTGCAAGGTGTACTAGCAAACAAACAGGAAATAGCAGTGAAAAAACTTTCAAAAGCTTCAACACAGGGGTTTGAGGAGTTCAAGAATGAGGTTACACTTACAGCAAAACTGCAACATGTTAATCTTGTGAGAGTTTTGGGATTTTGCATCGAAAGGGATGAACAAATGCTTATCTACGAGTACATGCCAAACAAAAGCTTGGACTTCTACCTCTTTG ACAGTGCCAGGCGATTTCTTTTGTATTGGAAAAATAGGGTTCATATAATCGAAGGGATTACTCAAGGACTTCTATATCTCCAAGAATACTCGAGATTGACAATAATTCCTCAAGACTTGAAAGCTAGCAACATATTACTTGACAATGAAATAAAGCCTAAGATCTCAGATTTTGGTATGGCAAATATTTTCAGTAAAGATGAACATGAAGCAAACACCGGCCGAATTGTGGGAACATA TGGTTATGTTTCGCCagaatatgttaaaaaatgtttatactCTACTAAATCTGATGTTTACAACTTTGGAGTTCTAATCCTACAAATCATAAGTGGCAAGAAGAATGCATGCTTTTATGGTCTAAATGAAGATTTGATCCTCCTCGAATAT GCATATGACTTGTGGAAGTCAGGAAAAGGCATGGAGTTTATAGATCCATCTCTAGATGATATAGTGTCATCATGTAAACTAATCAGATGTCTTCAAATAGGTCTTTTATGCGTTCAGGAAAATGCAACTGATAGGCCATCCATTTTGGAGGTTTTTTCAATGCTAAAAAAGTGA
- the LOC121244334 gene encoding G-type lectin S-receptor-like serine/threonine-protein kinase At1g11330, producing MSSKLATLFLVILFYLPLKCHCSTPQSWVRAGYYYSGSETVISDINSKLFTHLICAFAYINSSTYHLSINSSTEQQFSTFNHAIKTKNPSVTTILSIWVGREHLLIFFSMINQSSYRNSFIQSSIETARLYGFQGLDLRGVLPNGSSSDMANFGTLLDEWRVAVNSEAKNSSNPELLLVMAGNRLPALGSVVYPIDSMRRNLDWVHVTAYDYYLPGRDRVTYFHAALFGPSNMANTDNGINEWKRRGFLPSKLVLGLPFHGYAWTLLSPQKNPTGAASAGPAVTIDGSMGYKFFKSFLRSFGHEAASVYNATSVVNYCTVGLTWINYDDVEAIRAKVSYAKQKGLLGYNVFQVGNDDNWVLSRAAAQVEDEDQQNKRTSLFIIISAAFAAVILMSTIACYLQGRGSIDSAKRFLHKVKNNLSAAEDFNSKASNLQVFSYSSIRAATNDFSSENKLGEGGYGPVYKGNLQKGREIAAKRLSRTSNQGLEEFKNEVMLTARLQHVNLVRVLGYCTERDEKILIYEYMPNQSLDLYLFDPTRRLLLDWRKRVHIIEGVTQGLLYLQEYSNFTIIHRDLKASNILLDNDMNPKISDFGIARTFKKDEHEANTDRIVGTYGCVPPEYVRKGIYSTKYDVYSFGVLLLQIISGKRNTCYCGTHGNLNLLEYAYQLWKEGEAFEFVDPSLDDSSSSCKLLKCMQVALLCVQEKPVDRPTMLEVSSMLKNEAGTIDSPKKPAFSIQRDENEEGNCLLQENLWSVNEVTISHMEPR from the exons ATGTCGTCCAAACTGGCCACCCTCTTCCTCGTCATCCTCTTCTATCTCCCTCTCAAATGCCACTGTTCAACCCCACAATCTTGGGTCAGAGCCGGCTACTATTATTCGGGTAGCGAAACCGTCATTTCCGATATAAATTCTAAGCTTTTCACGCACCTTATATGCGCTTTCGCTTACATTAACTCCTCCACCTACCACCTCTCCATCAACTCCTCCACCGAACAACAGTTCTCTACCTTCAACCACGCAATAAAAACCAAGAACCCGTCCGTTACAACGATTTTGTCGATATGGGTCGGCAGAGAGCATTTGTTAATCTTCTTCTCTATGATAAACCAGTCCTCGTATAGAAATTCTTTCATTCAGTCTTCCATAGAAACAGCTAGGCTTTATGGGTTTCAAGGTTTAGACCTTCGTGGGGTTTTGCCAAACGGAAGTAGCTCGGACATGGCCAACTTCGGTACCCTTTTGGACGAGTGGCGAGTTGCTGTAAATTCTGAAGCAAAAAATTCAAGCAATCCAGAGTTACTCCTGGTCATGGCCGGCAATCGTCTGCCAGCCTTGGGTTCAGTGGTTTACCCAATTGATTCCATGAGGAGGAACTTGGATTGGGTACATGTAACAGCGTACGATTACTATTTGCCTGGAAGGGACAGAGTCACATACTTTCATGCAGCTTTGTTTGGCCCTTCGAACATGGCTAATACGGATAATGGCATAAATGAGTGGAAGAGAAGAGGTTTTTTGCCAAGCAAGTTGGTCTTGGGGTTGCCTTTCCACGGCTATGCGTGGACACTTTTGAGCCCGCAAAAGAATCCAACGGGTGCAGCCTCCGCGGGTCCGGCTGTCACCATCGACGGTTCCATGGGCTACAAGTTCTTCAAATCGTTCCTTAGAAGCTTTGGTCATGAAGCAGCTTCCGTGTACAACGCTACTTCAGTAGTGAATTACTGCACGGTTGGGTTAACTTGGATTAATTACGACGATGTGGAGGCTATTAGAGCTAAAGTTTCTTATGCAAAACAAAAGGGTCTGCTTGGTTACAACGTGTTTCAAGTCGGCAATGACGACAATTGGGTGCTTTCTAGAGCAGCAG CTCAAGTGGAAGATGAAGATCAACAGAATAAGAGAACGTCATTGTTTATAATTATCTCTGCAGCTTTTGCGGCTGTGATATTAATGAGCACTATTGCGTGTTACTTACAGGGGAGAG gTTCTATAGATAGTGCGAAAAGATTCTtgcataaagtaaaaaataatctatCAGCTGCTGAAGATTTTAATAGCAAAGCTTCTAATCTGCAAGTATTCAGCTATAGTTCCATTAGAGCAGCTACAAATGACTTTTCAAGTGAGAATAAGCTTGGAGAAGGCGGATATGGACCTGTTTACAAG GGTAACTTACAGAAGGGACGAGAGATAGCAGCAAAGAGACTTTCAAGAACTTCAAACCAAGGCCTTGAAGAGTTCAAAAATGAGGTCATGCTTACCGCAAGACTTCAGCATGTAAACCTAGTTAGAGTTTTGGGATATTGCACCGAGAGGGACGAAAAGATTTTGATTTATGAATACATGCCAAACCAAAGCTTGGATCTATACCTCTTCG ATCCAACTAGAAGGTTGCTTTTAGATTGGAGAAAACGTGTTCACATCATTGAAGGTGTTACTCAGGGGCTTCTATACCTCCaggaatactcaaattttaCTATAATCCACCGAGATCTAAAGGCTAGTAACATATTACTGGACAATGACATGAACCCTAAGATATCAGATTTTGGGATCGCTAGAACTTTCAAGAAGGATGAACATGAAGCAAACACAGATCGGATCGTTGGAACATA TGGCTGTGTACCTCCTGAATATGTGAGAAAAGGTATATACTCGACGAAATACGACGTGTATAGTTTTGGAGTGCTACTTTTGCAAATCATAAGCGGCAAGAGGAATACATGTTATTGCGGGACACATGGAAATTTGAACCTCTTAGAATAT GCATATCAGCTGTGGAAAGAGGGAGAAGCGTTTGAGTTTGTTGATCCATCACTGgatgattcatcttcttcttgcaAACTCCTAAAATGCATGCAAGTAGCTCTTTTATGCGTCCAGGAAAAGCCTGTTGATAGACCTACCATGTTAGAGGTTTCTTCAATGCTCAAGAATGAAGCTGGAACCATCGATAGTCCTAAAAAACCTGCTTTTTCAATTCAAAGAGATGAAAATGAGGAAGGAAATTGTCTTTTGCAGGAGAACTTGTGGTCGGTCAATGAAGTGACAATTTCCCATATGGAACCCCGATGA